A window of the Nitrosopumilus ureiphilus genome harbors these coding sequences:
- a CDS encoding glycosyltransferase family 2 protein, translating to MLKLACIPAFNEEKPIVDVIKKSLNYVDKVIVYDDGSSDLTSESAKNAGAIVIKHDKNMGKGYAMKSLFKYARDANADVVVTIDGDGQFLPEQIESLIKPILENNYDIVIGNRFSDDKEMPSYRKAGNKMLDKITKLAADLPFSDTQSGFRSYSKKAIQSISFSTNGFGVDSEILIDAVDKGLKITERNVTVIYNTGEKTSTKDPVSHSMSVVASLLESIAIHHPLKYLGIPGMILLIIGLGFATYAISNFNETGNFSLPSILTAMGSLIIGLILLLMSVVLYSIATTRKL from the coding sequence ATGTTGAAGTTAGCATGCATACCTGCGTTTAATGAAGAAAAACCTATTGTTGATGTAATTAAAAAATCTCTAAATTATGTTGATAAAGTTATAGTTTACGATGATGGTTCCTCTGATTTAACTTCTGAAAGTGCCAAGAATGCAGGTGCCATAGTAATCAAACATGACAAAAACATGGGAAAAGGATACGCCATGAAATCTCTTTTCAAATATGCAAGAGATGCTAACGCTGATGTTGTAGTTACTATAGATGGAGATGGTCAATTTTTACCAGAACAAATTGAAAGTTTAATCAAACCCATTTTAGAAAATAACTATGACATTGTTATTGGAAATAGATTCTCAGATGATAAAGAAATGCCTTCATATCGAAAAGCTGGAAATAAAATGCTAGATAAAATAACAAAGTTAGCAGCTGATCTTCCTTTTTCTGACACCCAAAGTGGTTTTCGCTCTTATTCAAAAAAAGCAATTCAATCTATTAGTTTTTCAACAAATGGGTTTGGTGTTGATTCAGAAATTTTAATTGATGCAGTTGACAAAGGATTAAAAATTACAGAAAGAAATGTCACTGTTATTTATAATACTGGAGAAAAAACTTCTACCAAAGATCCTGTTTCTCATTCTATGAGTGTTGTTGCTTCTCTACTTGAATCCATTGCAATTCACCATCCTTTAAAATATCTTGGAATCCCTGGAATGATTTTATTAATAATTGGATTAGGATTTGCAACATATGCCATATCAAATTTTAATGAAACAGGAAATTTCTCCCTTCCTTCCATATTGACTGCAATGGGTTCTTTGATCATTGGCTTGATTTTATTATTAATGTCAGTAGTTTTGTATAGCATTGCTACTACCAGAAAACTTTAG
- a CDS encoding aminotransferase class I/II-fold pyridoxal phosphate-dependent enzyme, translated as MKVSKKVVGVEYAIRDIVVAARKVQQKGMQVDYLNIGDPVQFGFQPPDNVKQALIDAINRGENFYSSSEGLFELREEIAKKENAKGLSIGADEILVTNGVSEGLDMVISSIVEEGDEVLLPGPYYPPYASYVRLHGGIPVEFAVDLENSTPDIDDIKSKITSKTVAICLISPNNPTGVVFNEKSLRELVNIANQNNLYIICDEIYDQIIFDDKFVGIGKVAGDSPVIILNGFSKVHLMSGWRIGYIAFNQSPQLESLREHLPKLARVRIATSLPVQHAALESLRGPQNYINDFVSEIKKRRDLVVKRLNEMPGLSCPNPKGAFYAFPKIEDNRFGTDKEFVTKLLETKGVLTVHGSGFGEKYGSGHFRLVYLPSLEVLDSAMNKIQDFVSQ; from the coding sequence ATGAAAGTATCAAAAAAAGTTGTAGGTGTAGAGTATGCAATTAGAGATATTGTAGTTGCTGCACGCAAAGTACAACAAAAAGGAATGCAAGTTGATTATCTGAACATTGGTGATCCTGTACAGTTTGGCTTTCAACCGCCTGATAATGTAAAACAAGCTTTGATTGATGCAATTAACAGAGGCGAAAATTTCTATTCATCATCTGAAGGACTCTTTGAATTAAGAGAAGAAATTGCAAAAAAAGAAAATGCCAAAGGACTCTCAATTGGCGCTGATGAGATTCTAGTTACAAATGGTGTCTCAGAAGGACTAGACATGGTGATCTCCTCAATTGTAGAAGAAGGCGATGAAGTACTATTGCCTGGACCGTACTATCCACCATATGCCTCCTATGTAAGACTCCATGGTGGAATTCCTGTAGAATTTGCAGTAGACTTGGAAAACTCAACTCCTGATATTGATGATATAAAATCCAAAATTACATCAAAGACTGTAGCCATTTGTTTGATCAGCCCCAATAATCCTACTGGAGTTGTATTCAATGAAAAATCTCTAAGAGAACTAGTAAATATTGCAAATCAAAACAATCTCTACATAATTTGTGATGAAATTTATGATCAAATAATTTTTGATGATAAATTCGTTGGAATTGGCAAAGTTGCAGGAGACTCTCCTGTAATCATTCTTAACGGATTCTCCAAAGTCCATCTAATGTCTGGATGGAGAATTGGATACATTGCATTTAATCAATCACCTCAACTAGAATCATTACGAGAGCATCTTCCAAAATTAGCTAGAGTGAGAATTGCAACTAGTCTCCCAGTACAACATGCAGCTTTGGAATCACTTCGCGGTCCTCAAAATTACATTAATGACTTTGTCTCTGAAATCAAAAAACGCAGAGACTTGGTTGTAAAACGTCTCAATGAGATGCCTGGTCTTTCTTGTCCTAATCCAAAGGGTGCATTTTATGCATTCCCAAAGATTGAAGACAATAGATTTGGAACAGACAAAGAATTTGTAACAAAACTCTTGGAGACTAAAGGCGTTCTTACCGTTCACGGTTCAGGATTTGGAGAAAAATATGGCAGCGGACATTTTAGACTAGTATACCTTCCTAGTCTTGAAGTTCTAGATTCTGCAATGAACAAAATCCAAGACTTTGTTAGTCAGTAA
- a CDS encoding pyridoxamine 5'-phosphate oxidase family protein — MGKRDEFLRSQKILRLSTIGKNKIPHIVPVWYRYGGKKLYIGTNTKTLKAKNAKRNKHVAFCVDVGVKSPDIYGVMGQGDANLILEENKVKAIAKKILLRYFDTLENKSAKELLDDTDCIIEIIPKKFSVWSY, encoded by the coding sequence GAATTTCTAAGATCTCAGAAAATTTTACGATTATCAACTATTGGTAAAAACAAAATACCACACATTGTTCCTGTTTGGTACAGATATGGTGGAAAAAAACTCTACATTGGAACAAACACTAAAACTCTAAAGGCAAAAAATGCAAAAAGAAACAAACATGTTGCTTTTTGTGTAGATGTAGGAGTAAAGTCACCTGATATTTATGGAGTAATGGGGCAAGGGGATGCCAATTTGATTTTAGAGGAAAACAAAGTAAAAGCAATTGCAAAAAAAATTCTTTTACGATACTTTGATACACTGGAGAACAAATCTGCAAAAGAATTACTAGATGATACTGACTGCATTATAGAGATAATCCCAAAAAAGTTTTCAGTTTGGAGTTACTGA